In Clostridium swellfunianum, a genomic segment contains:
- a CDS encoding RNA polymerase sigma factor — protein METIKNIEELYEKYKPPIYTYLYYQTGNREAAEELCQEVFLRAFKSLTSYRGDCSVKTWLYTIARNLHATWYKREVKYEMLTLDNIGEAEFISDKASPEETVEKREKREQVRNILNLLKEEYRSVLILCDIMEFSYGEIASLMGWNLSKVKITIYRARIQFKTLFESEGDNR, from the coding sequence ATGGAAACTATCAAAAACATTGAGGAGCTTTATGAGAAATATAAGCCTCCTATTTACACTTATCTCTACTATCAGACTGGAAACAGAGAGGCGGCAGAAGAACTTTGCCAGGAGGTTTTTCTTAGAGCTTTCAAAAGTCTAACCTCCTATAGAGGGGATTGTTCTGTTAAGACTTGGCTGTATACCATAGCTCGTAATTTGCATGCAACATGGTATAAGAGAGAAGTAAAGTATGAGATGCTTACTTTAGATAATATAGGGGAGGCAGAATTTATATCAGATAAGGCTTCCCCTGAAGAAACAGTAGAGAAACGTGAAAAGAGGGAGCAGGTAAGAAACATTTTAAATCTTTTGAAGGAAGAGTATCGTTCGGTACTCATATTGTGTGACATTATGGAGTTTTCTTATGGTGAAATTGCATCACTTATGGGGTGGAATCTATCAAAGGTTAAAATAACAATTTACAGGGCAAGAATTCAGTTTAAGACTCTCTTTGAAAGTGAAGGTGATAATAGATGA
- a CDS encoding YwiC-like family protein, producing MFLEKVINHFNNYMIISNITLYIMSAAILLMSLVFMFHLLFKKQLLERNILISGILARVLMFAGFTIEFAHQMTTYNRYTPIYNAKWDAVVQLVHFLFWGYIAVVGVYYLFVMGIKKYRGLIYTFDIAMMSIPLIFGIVLGVFEGLYNGGIESLLLIPLPAACLFVFFQCYWRRKPRYYIAFFITSIISLACAYKFKSLKLMLPFSAFIILLGIYQLMMADIQLKKYREILLVLPIAFIFSANPFYNLWIAVESGQTYTVTNIFYKDVKNVSPKEIEKRVRAALENDKDKLEVKKVSNAYISKAYELQLGGYNIYISGVDGNRILIEKKDSKSKITDDIGFDGNLLREKSLSILNKLGYTYNSNTTEIKEKVEKGQYIVTFYRKFDDGSLYNSMLPASEFKWDANNELKFMKVVGVFDIKDYSTVKISETQIKEILNNFYKKINKIMPNYVITYVGGTWRENISIECDNKDSFELDAVNGEILSYISSSPDSAKYDKTEEGIIKNRERAINYAKAISSFWDKGVLKETELGKSYAYGQYNFIGYIPSGKVTIETLINENGELEIFTQNITPDKKVYSNKEFKITRKEAIKLVEQNYNPFKIYTTKAALVLTSDDYFNTELKWRVGVVPFLSSEKHYYLVDVNTGSIEPVGDYGKGE from the coding sequence ATGTTTTTAGAAAAAGTAATAAATCACTTTAATAACTATATGATTATTAGTAATATTACTCTTTATATAATGAGTGCAGCAATACTTTTAATGAGTCTTGTATTTATGTTTCATTTGCTTTTTAAAAAGCAGCTGCTTGAAAGAAATATACTTATATCAGGGATATTAGCGAGAGTGCTTATGTTTGCAGGCTTCACTATTGAATTTGCACATCAAATGACCACTTATAATAGATACACACCTATTTATAATGCAAAGTGGGATGCTGTAGTGCAACTTGTACACTTCCTGTTTTGGGGCTATATTGCGGTTGTGGGCGTTTATTATTTATTTGTTATGGGAATTAAAAAGTACAGAGGTCTTATATATACCTTTGATATAGCTATGATGAGCATACCTTTAATATTTGGTATTGTTTTAGGTGTATTTGAGGGTTTATACAATGGAGGAATAGAAAGTCTTCTGCTTATACCTCTGCCAGCTGCTTGTCTCTTTGTTTTTTTTCAATGCTACTGGAGACGCAAACCGAGGTATTATATAGCTTTCTTCATAACTAGTATAATAAGCTTAGCTTGTGCCTACAAATTTAAGTCACTAAAGCTTATGCTGCCCTTTTCGGCTTTCATAATTTTATTAGGCATATATCAGCTGATGATGGCAGACATACAATTAAAAAAGTATAGAGAAATTTTATTAGTATTGCCTATAGCTTTTATCTTTTCAGCAAATCCTTTTTATAATTTATGGATTGCAGTAGAAAGTGGACAAACCTATACTGTTACAAATATTTTCTATAAGGATGTTAAAAATGTTTCACCAAAGGAGATAGAAAAAAGGGTGAGAGCGGCTCTTGAAAATGATAAGGACAAGCTGGAAGTTAAAAAAGTTTCTAATGCTTATATAAGCAAAGCCTATGAGCTTCAGCTTGGAGGCTATAATATATACATTAGTGGTGTGGATGGAAATAGAATCCTCATTGAGAAGAAAGACTCCAAAAGTAAAATAACCGACGATATAGGTTTTGACGGTAACCTGCTTAGGGAAAAGAGCCTGAGTATTTTAAACAAGCTAGGCTATACTTATAATTCCAATACTACTGAAATTAAAGAGAAGGTTGAAAAAGGACAATACATAGTAACTTTCTATCGCAAATTTGATGACGGAAGCTTATATAATTCAATGCTCCCAGCTAGTGAATTTAAATGGGATGCAAACAATGAGTTAAAATTTATGAAAGTAGTAGGAGTTTTTGATATAAAGGATTATTCTACTGTTAAAATAAGCGAAACTCAAATAAAAGAAATTTTAAATAATTTTTATAAAAAGATAAACAAAATCATGCCTAATTACGTCATTACTTATGTAGGGGGAACCTGGAGAGAGAATATAAGTATAGAGTGTGATAATAAGGACAGCTTTGAGCTTGATGCAGTTAATGGTGAGATTTTAAGCTATATAAGCAGTTCCCCAGACTCAGCAAAGTATGATAAAACAGAAGAAGGAATAATTAAGAATAGAGAGAGAGCTATAAATTATGCAAAAGCTATAAGCAGTTTTTGGGATAAGGGGGTCCTTAAAGAGACAGAGCTTGGGAAATCCTATGCTTATGGTCAGTATAATTTTATAGGTTACATACCTTCGGGAAAAGTTACAATAGAAACTTTAATTAATGAAAATGGAGAACTAGAGATATTTACCCAAAATATAACTCCAGACAAGAAAGTTTACTCAAACAAGGAGTTTAAAATAACTAGAAAAGAAGCTATAAAGCTAGTTGAGCAAAATTATAATCCATTTAAAATTTACACAACTAAAGCTGCGTTGGTTTTAACTTCAGATGATTATTTTAATACAGAGCTTAAATGGAGAGTTGGAGTAGTTCCGTTTTTGAGTTCAGAAAAACATTATTATTTAGTAGATGTGAATACAGGAAGTATTGAACCTGTTGGAGATTATGGTAAAGGAGAATAG
- a CDS encoding MATE family efflux transporter has translation MSHKVDYLKDDINKLFMKFLIPSIAGSVMVSMYILFDTIFVGRGVGSEGLAALNISIPIYNVLFAVGLLMGVGGATAMSVSIGQRKYDKVNDIFTYSVVAAFLIGALITIFGTIFIDELCYFLGANEENVYLVKQYLRVVILFSTSFIMVNTLSVFIRSDKAPKLAMWGTAIGSVLNIVLDAVFIFTFGWGMKGAAIATVISSVLSLCFLIYFHFIRGNSRLRLVKPRFELQLVKRIGLNGIPSFIIEVSSGIVIFAFNNVLESITGTIGISAYSIIANISLICVAIFTGVAQAIQPIISINFGAEKYNRVNRVVRLGVMFSGLFGILFFTTGLLFPRQIVSLFNTDSIELMNITVRGISIYFIGFIIMGLNIALGAFYQAIEYSMFSMVISVSRGIGFILIGLLTLPRLLAADGVWITVPFAEAATLVLAAAFFVRVKKAIRNSEKAIA, from the coding sequence ATGTCTCATAAGGTTGATTATTTAAAGGATGATATAAACAAGCTTTTTATGAAATTTTTGATACCAAGCATAGCTGGTTCAGTTATGGTGTCCATGTATATATTGTTTGATACTATTTTTGTAGGAAGAGGGGTAGGCAGTGAGGGCTTGGCTGCTTTAAACATATCTATTCCAATATACAATGTGTTGTTTGCAGTGGGACTGTTGATGGGAGTTGGTGGTGCTACTGCTATGTCAGTAAGTATAGGACAGAGGAAGTATGATAAGGTTAATGATATTTTTACTTATTCAGTTGTTGCAGCATTTTTGATAGGAGCTTTGATAACTATATTTGGAACTATTTTTATTGATGAACTTTGCTACTTCTTAGGTGCTAATGAGGAAAATGTTTATCTTGTTAAGCAATATTTAAGGGTAGTTATATTATTCAGCACTTCTTTTATAATGGTAAATACTCTTTCTGTTTTTATAAGATCAGACAAGGCTCCTAAGCTTGCTATGTGGGGGACGGCTATTGGAAGTGTACTTAATATAGTGCTTGATGCAGTATTTATATTTACCTTTGGATGGGGAATGAAAGGGGCAGCTATTGCTACCGTTATATCTTCAGTTTTAAGTCTTTGTTTTCTTATATATTTTCATTTTATAAGAGGAAACTCAAGGCTGAGATTAGTAAAGCCTCGTTTTGAGCTTCAGCTTGTAAAAAGAATAGGTCTTAATGGGATACCAAGTTTTATAATTGAAGTATCTTCAGGTATTGTAATTTTTGCTTTTAATAATGTGCTTGAAAGTATAACAGGAACTATTGGTATTTCTGCCTATAGTATTATTGCTAATATATCCTTAATATGCGTGGCTATTTTTACTGGAGTTGCACAAGCAATTCAGCCTATCATAAGCATAAACTTTGGTGCAGAAAAATATAACAGAGTTAATAGGGTTGTTAGGCTTGGAGTAATGTTTTCAGGTTTATTTGGTATCCTATTCTTTACTACTGGCTTATTATTCCCAAGGCAGATAGTTTCATTGTTTAATACAGATAGCATAGAACTTATGAATATAACTGTTAGAGGAATAAGTATATATTTTATAGGCTTTATAATTATGGGACTAAACATTGCTCTCGGAGCCTTTTACCAAGCAATAGAATATTCAATGTTCTCGATGGTTATATCCGTAAGTAGAGGCATAGGTTTTATTCTTATAGGGCTTTTAACACTACCAAGATTATTGGCTGCTGATGGAGTTTGGATAACAGTACCTTTTGCAGAAGCTGCAACCTTAGTTTTAGCCGCAGCGTTTTTTGTAAGAGTAAAGAAAGCTATAAGAAATTCAGAAAAAGCTATAGCGTAG
- a CDS encoding MerR family transcriptional regulator, whose protein sequence is MKPRILIGEMAKLHNISAQTLRYYDKIDLFKPGYIDEENNYRYYGIEQFAHLDSILFLKKLGVPLKDVRKYFNQRNLTSMIQTLEQNKIMILKEIELLKKQYDSIENKLSLIAEYSRGESFYKCRIKNIPLRKIAYLDFEGGGDEVGFEYGIKELSSLIKDDLSLFNGTIGCIIGIEELEKKRFNYFKSVAILFSDDNWSSLKDYPGGEFAVVAYKGKYEKGEEAYRRLLKWIRDNGYKISGEAVVLVIADSAFSNIEEEYINELQIPIKKP, encoded by the coding sequence ATGAAACCTAGAATATTGATAGGAGAAATGGCTAAGCTTCATAATATCTCAGCTCAAACCCTAAGATATTATGATAAGATAGATTTATTTAAACCTGGTTACATAGATGAAGAAAATAATTACAGATATTATGGCATTGAGCAGTTCGCTCATCTCGATTCTATTTTGTTTTTAAAAAAGCTTGGAGTACCTTTGAAGGATGTTAGAAAGTATTTTAATCAGAGGAATCTAACGTCCATGATACAAACACTTGAGCAAAATAAAATTATGATATTAAAAGAAATTGAACTTTTAAAGAAGCAGTATGATAGTATTGAAAACAAATTGAGTCTTATAGCTGAATACAGCAGAGGGGAAAGCTTCTACAAATGCAGGATTAAGAATATTCCTTTAAGGAAAATAGCTTATCTTGATTTTGAAGGCGGGGGCGATGAAGTTGGCTTTGAGTATGGCATAAAGGAACTTTCTTCATTGATTAAGGATGATTTAAGTCTTTTTAATGGAACTATTGGGTGTATTATTGGCATAGAAGAGCTTGAAAAGAAAAGATTCAATTACTTTAAATCAGTTGCTATTTTGTTTAGCGATGACAACTGGAGTAGTTTAAAGGATTACCCAGGAGGAGAGTTTGCAGTTGTAGCCTATAAAGGTAAATATGAGAAAGGTGAGGAAGCTTACAGAAGGCTTTTAAAATGGATTAGGGATAATGGCTATAAAATATCAGGAGAAGCTGTAGTGCTTGTAATTGCAGATTCAGCGTTTTCCAACATTGAAGAGGAGTATATAAATGAACTTCAGATTCCTATAAAAAAACCTTGA
- a CDS encoding DUF3243 domain-containing protein gives MENWYDWKKTLGKAVDLGETVGMSDETITNMAEKVGTYLSNHVHPHNDEEKLLKEMWDASDENDRKVLAKIIAKIADK, from the coding sequence ATGGAAAATTGGTATGACTGGAAAAAAACTCTTGGAAAAGCAGTAGATCTCGGCGAAACTGTTGGAATGTCGGATGAAACAATAACTAATATGGCAGAAAAGGTTGGGACTTATCTTTCAAATCATGTTCATCCACATAATGATGAAGAAAAGCTTTTAAAGGAAATGTGGGATGCATCAGATGAAAACGACAGAAAAGTTTTAGCCAAGATTATTGCAAAAATTGCTGATAAATAA
- a CDS encoding DUF2500 domain-containing protein encodes MSPFNAFDTFMFSFGPIFMVIIFLMVVGGFVFVIFNGIRTWSHNNAQPVLTVWAKVVSKRTSVSSHVHNDNGTHHHSSSTFYYVTFEVESGDRMELAVTGQEYGMLVEGDTGKLTFQGTRYKGFTRER; translated from the coding sequence ATGAGCCCTTTTAATGCTTTTGACACCTTCATGTTTTCTTTTGGTCCTATTTTTATGGTTATAATATTTCTTATGGTAGTTGGAGGTTTTGTTTTTGTTATTTTTAATGGTATAAGGACTTGGAGTCATAATAATGCACAGCCTGTTTTGACAGTATGGGCAAAAGTTGTTTCTAAAAGAACAAGCGTATCAAGCCATGTTCATAACGATAATGGTACACATCATCATTCAAGTTCAACATTTTATTATGTAACCTTTGAAGTTGAGAGCGGAGATAGAATGGAACTTGCTGTAACTGGTCAAGAGTATGGAATGCTTGTAGAAGGAGATACAGGCAAGCTTACATTTCAAGGCACTAGATATAAGGGATTTACAAGAGAAAGATAA
- a CDS encoding YidC/Oxa1 family membrane protein insertase yields the protein MNIISNVLSSALNYFFNITGDIGISIILLTIAVRLLLIPLSIKQKLGMQEQQEISKGLEEIKKKYKNNKQKLELETQKYYKENAKGMLGCFTTILQLPIIFTLYNVILRMPIQAGTILLPWVASVKMADSYFIVPAIYVLSMLSPNMLAYVPFLRVSAQAKISRTNIIITAAMSVLITLKTPVALGLYLITTSIFSFMEELFFRLYIKRRAAAFN from the coding sequence ATGAACATCATTTCAAATGTATTAAGTTCAGCACTTAACTACTTTTTTAATATAACAGGGGATATAGGAATATCAATAATACTTCTAACTATAGCAGTAAGACTTCTTTTAATTCCGTTATCTATAAAACAGAAACTAGGTATGCAGGAACAACAAGAGATTTCTAAGGGGTTAGAAGAGATTAAGAAAAAATACAAAAACAATAAACAAAAACTAGAACTTGAAACTCAAAAGTACTACAAGGAAAATGCAAAAGGTATGCTTGGATGCTTTACTACAATCTTGCAGCTGCCAATAATTTTTACATTATATAATGTGATTTTAAGAATGCCAATACAGGCAGGTACTATACTTTTGCCATGGGTGGCTAGTGTTAAAATGGCAGATAGTTATTTTATAGTACCAGCTATATATGTACTTTCAATGCTTAGTCCAAATATGTTGGCTTATGTGCCTTTTTTAAGGGTATCAGCGCAAGCAAAGATAAGTAGAACTAATATTATAATAACAGCAGCTATGAGTGTATTAATAACACTAAAAACACCAGTTGCTTTAGGATTATACCTTATAACTACAAGTATATTTTCATTCATGGAAGAATTGTTTTTCAGGCTATATATAAAGAGAAGAGCTGCAGCTTTTAACTAA
- a CDS encoding ABC transporter permease produces MKSYSEITYRYLKLQKKRSILTVVGIVLSVALLTSIFTMMVSLRDKMIRDAIKNNGDYHARFVNISGDKVYKIGNNVEVKEYGVAESVGTALIYKATEQDRKTNPEKMPYNYLTISGYDDDAFKSRGISAIEGRLPKAANELVLDRSSLIGFENTPKIGDKIKLELGIRKDGGSGKIMPENSWSSNEIFEKIDEREFSIVGITNSRSMYGHGSTFYGATYMDSGFLKDKGNYNVYIKLKSTKGAYEKLENIAKGSGLLVTNNEGKGIAKYNIQTNQELLKLYAQSLSPTANEGALLTLMFVIALIVISTVAVIYNAFHISVLERVSQFGVLRCTGASPNQIRNIVLKEAGILSLIGIPLGLFSGIFAMKGVISIIGRFKYNFFEDMQIVVSPQVFILGALLGIVTVYLSAFGPARQAGRVSALEAVRNTGSFKKENFKKIKKSRLAGVLFGAEGQLAYKNLRRNKKRFRITIFSMVISIVLYIVFGSFVDFIFNMNVIQDSKNPDFRVYKSSRKDEGIEEAVYTELKNLPEVDKVFKQMNQNPILVMPKESVNPKLNENNWGSKPYPIGDEVGLLNNSLICYGDEGLKEVKKYLKEGSIDKDALNKENGVILIKTGNIRTGEFDKGMMLDVINSKVGDKIKLSLDHELLSKRQEKDIKYNEVKVMAIAEKGLFGDDYNPNGGVILITTEEVFKAITGIGNNSTLLLTLKQNTDKQSVINYLDNLKQKDYRYGYSDMVERAREERENWITISIFLYGFIGVITLIGCLNIINTISTNLILRTRELSMLKAVGMAKTAIEKMVCLEAIFYGAIAALYGGIVGTGLSYILFRFMMNVREFEFFLPIKHIITAMIGSILIALISGIIPLKKINKGSIIDHIRMEE; encoded by the coding sequence ATGAAAAGCTACAGTGAGATTACATATAGATATTTAAAGCTACAGAAAAAGAGAAGTATATTGACTGTAGTTGGAATAGTGTTGTCTGTAGCTCTTTTGACTTCTATCTTCACTATGATGGTAAGTCTTAGAGATAAAATGATTAGGGATGCAATAAAAAATAATGGAGACTACCATGCTCGCTTTGTAAATATATCTGGAGACAAGGTTTATAAAATTGGAAATAACGTAGAAGTGAAAGAATATGGCGTAGCAGAAAGCGTGGGTACTGCTTTAATATATAAAGCTACGGAGCAGGATAGAAAAACTAACCCTGAAAAAATGCCTTATAACTATTTGACTATAAGCGGCTATGATGATGATGCTTTCAAGTCTCGTGGAATAAGCGCTATTGAAGGAAGGCTACCCAAAGCTGCAAATGAATTAGTATTAGACAGAAGTTCATTAATTGGCTTTGAAAATACACCTAAGATCGGGGATAAAATAAAGCTTGAGTTAGGAATAAGAAAGGATGGGGGCAGCGGTAAAATTATGCCGGAAAACTCCTGGAGCAGCAATGAGATATTTGAAAAAATTGATGAGAGGGAATTTAGTATTGTAGGTATAACAAATTCTAGAAGTATGTATGGACATGGCAGTACCTTTTATGGAGCTACCTATATGGATAGTGGATTTTTAAAGGACAAGGGAAACTACAATGTTTATATTAAGCTTAAATCTACAAAGGGTGCTTATGAAAAGCTTGAAAACATTGCTAAAGGGTCAGGATTATTAGTAACGAATAATGAAGGCAAGGGAATAGCGAAGTATAATATACAAACAAATCAAGAGCTATTAAAACTGTATGCTCAAAGCTTAAGTCCAACTGCTAATGAAGGTGCTCTACTAACTTTAATGTTTGTAATTGCTCTAATTGTAATAAGCACTGTTGCTGTAATATATAATGCTTTTCATATATCAGTACTTGAGAGGGTATCACAGTTTGGGGTACTAAGATGTACTGGCGCTTCTCCAAACCAAATAAGAAATATTGTGCTAAAAGAAGCAGGAATATTAAGTCTTATTGGAATACCACTTGGGCTTTTTAGCGGCATATTTGCTATGAAGGGTGTAATTAGCATAATAGGACGATTTAAGTATAATTTTTTTGAAGATATGCAAATAGTAGTCTCACCCCAAGTATTTATTCTTGGAGCCTTGCTTGGAATTGTTACGGTATATCTTTCAGCTTTTGGACCAGCAAGACAAGCTGGACGTGTATCAGCTCTGGAAGCTGTGAGAAATACAGGAAGCTTTAAGAAGGAAAATTTTAAAAAAATTAAAAAATCAAGGCTTGCGGGAGTCCTGTTTGGAGCAGAAGGTCAGCTTGCTTACAAGAATTTAAGAAGAAATAAAAAAAGATTTAGGATAACAATTTTCTCAATGGTTATAAGCATTGTACTTTACATTGTTTTTGGAAGCTTTGTTGATTTTATATTCAATATGAATGTTATACAAGACAGTAAAAATCCAGACTTTAGAGTTTATAAGTCCTCAAGAAAAGATGAAGGTATTGAAGAGGCTGTTTATACAGAACTAAAAAATTTGCCTGAGGTAGATAAAGTGTTTAAGCAAATGAATCAAAATCCAATCTTAGTAATGCCAAAGGAAAGTGTTAATCCTAAGTTGAACGAAAATAACTGGGGAAGTAAGCCTTATCCAATAGGTGATGAGGTTGGGCTGCTTAATAATAGTTTAATATGTTATGGAGATGAGGGACTAAAAGAAGTTAAAAAGTACCTTAAGGAAGGCAGCATAGATAAGGATGCTTTAAACAAGGAAAATGGAGTTATACTTATAAAGACAGGAAATATAAGAACTGGCGAATTCGATAAGGGAATGATGCTTGATGTTATAAATTCTAAGGTTGGAGACAAGATAAAGCTTTCATTAGATCATGAATTATTATCAAAAAGACAGGAAAAGGATATAAAATATAATGAAGTAAAGGTTATGGCTATTGCAGAAAAAGGGCTTTTTGGCGATGATTATAATCCAAATGGCGGTGTTATTCTAATAACTACAGAAGAAGTCTTTAAAGCTATCACGGGAATTGGAAATAATAGTACGCTTTTACTTACACTTAAACAAAATACAGATAAGCAGAGCGTAATAAATTATTTAGACAATTTAAAACAGAAGGATTATAGATACGGCTACAGTGATATGGTTGAGAGAGCTAGAGAAGAAAGAGAAAACTGGATTACTATAAGTATATTTCTCTATGGCTTTATAGGGGTAATAACTTTGATTGGCTGCCTAAACATAATAAACACCATTAGTACAAACTTAATTCTAAGAACAAGGGAGCTTTCAATGCTTAAGGCTGTTGGTATGGCAAAGACGGCTATAGAAAAAATGGTATGTCTTGAAGCAATTTTCTATGGGGCAATAGCAGCACTGTATGGAGGAATAGTAGGAACAGGCTTATCCTACATATTATTTAGATTTATGATGAATGTAAGAGAATTTGAGTTTTTTCTTCCTATTAAGCATATAATAACTGCAATGATAGGATCAATTCTAATAGCTTTAATATCGGGAATAATTCCCTTAAAAAAGATTAATAAAGGTAGTATAATTGACCATATAAGAATGGAAGAATAG
- a CDS encoding ABC transporter ATP-binding protein, which produces MEILKTIDLCKSYGSGDTKVEALKEVNISINQGEFVAVVGASGSGKSTLLHLLGGVDKPSNGKAIIDGEDIYTLNEKQLAVFRRRKVGFVFQFYNLIPVLTAEENITLPLLLDNKKVDKEYLEDLINILGLKDRRHHLPSELSGGQQQRVSIGRALAYKPSIILADEPTGNLDSKNSKEIIELLRLSVKKYHQTLIVITHDLNIATQADRIISLEDGRVSKDEVMRA; this is translated from the coding sequence ATGGAGATTTTAAAAACAATAGACTTATGTAAAAGCTATGGCTCAGGCGATACTAAAGTTGAAGCGCTTAAGGAAGTTAATATATCAATAAATCAAGGGGAGTTTGTAGCAGTAGTAGGGGCTAGCGGCTCAGGAAAAAGCACTTTGCTGCATTTATTAGGCGGGGTGGATAAGCCATCAAATGGTAAGGCAATTATAGATGGTGAGGATATTTATACATTAAATGAAAAACAGTTAGCTGTATTTAGGAGGAGAAAAGTTGGGTTTGTATTTCAGTTTTATAACCTAATTCCTGTTTTGACTGCAGAAGAAAATATAACACTTCCTCTGCTTTTAGACAATAAGAAGGTTGATAAGGAGTACTTAGAGGATTTGATTAATATTTTAGGGCTTAAAGATAGAAGACATCATCTTCCCTCAGAGCTTTCAGGAGGGCAGCAGCAAAGAGTTTCTATAGGGAGAGCCCTTGCTTACAAGCCCTCTATAATTTTGGCTGACGAGCCTACAGGAAACCTGGACAGCAAAAATAGCAAGGAAATAATAGAACTTTTGAGGCTTTCAGTTAAAAAATATCACCAAACCCTTATTGTAATTACTCATGATTTGAATATTGCTACACAGGCAGATAGGATAATAAGCCTCGAAGATGGAAGGGTTAGTAAGGATGAGGTGATGAGAGCATGA
- a CDS encoding HAMP domain-containing sensor histidine kinase, protein MNSLLKNPEVKSILIKLLVLHIFFVLIIFVFSSYETSQLKRSIVNQNEALVGSILMKHPELEREIIGIVTGKATHQEIEAGRIVLKQYGYTELMSNASEPSLEAFYNSFRLKASGTIFLFLIPLLILILKEYSKAFGKVRKISMAAERVIEGDFSVALPDDREGDFGILGHNFNLMANRLKLSLERLKEDKIFLKNIISDISHQLKTPLTSLVMFNDLMLEDINMGEQLREDFLEKSRSQLNRMEWLILNLLKVARLEAGAIEFKKENIPLMNSVNKMINVLGSKAEAKEQRFIVKGSTEDVRFNGDEEWTAEALINIAKNSIEHTEKGGEITVELSETPLFSSIIIQDDGEGIDKKDLPHIFERFYKGSSTVKTESIGIGLALSKLIVEAQNGSISVYSEKMKGTRFVITFLKGVI, encoded by the coding sequence ATGAATTCACTTCTTAAAAATCCTGAGGTTAAGAGTATACTAATTAAGCTACTTGTATTACATATATTTTTTGTGCTTATAATATTTGTCTTTTCAAGCTATGAAACATCACAGCTTAAGAGAAGTATTGTGAATCAAAATGAAGCCTTAGTTGGCAGCATTCTCATGAAGCACCCTGAGCTTGAACGGGAGATTATTGGAATTGTAACAGGAAAAGCAACTCACCAGGAAATAGAAGCTGGTAGAATTGTTTTGAAACAGTATGGTTATACGGAGCTTATGTCTAATGCGTCGGAGCCAAGCCTGGAAGCTTTTTATAATAGTTTTAGGTTAAAAGCTTCAGGGACGATATTTTTGTTTTTAATTCCATTACTTATATTAATTCTAAAGGAATATAGCAAGGCATTTGGCAAGGTTAGAAAAATTTCTATGGCTGCTGAAAGGGTTATTGAAGGTGATTTTTCTGTAGCCTTGCCTGATGATAGGGAAGGCGATTTCGGAATACTTGGCCATAATTTTAATCTGATGGCAAACAGGCTGAAACTAAGTCTTGAAAGACTTAAGGAAGATAAGATATTTCTTAAAAACATTATTTCTGATATTTCACATCAATTAAAAACACCTCTTACTTCTCTTGTAATGTTTAATGATTTAATGCTTGAAGATATAAATATGGGAGAACAGCTTAGAGAGGATTTTTTAGAAAAGAGCAGGTCTCAGCTTAATAGAATGGAGTGGCTTATATTAAATCTTTTGAAAGTAGCCCGACTTGAAGCAGGAGCAATTGAATTTAAAAAAGAAAATATCCCTCTTATGAATTCAGTTAACAAAATGATAAATGTTCTTGGGAGTAAGGCAGAGGCTAAGGAGCAAAGGTTTATAGTAAAAGGAAGTACTGAAGATGTTAGGTTTAATGGAGATGAGGAATGGACTGCAGAAGCCTTGATAAATATAGCAAAGAACTCTATAGAGCATACAGAGAAAGGCGGAGAAATAACTGTTGAGCTTTCCGAAACACCGCTCTTTAGCAGCATTATTATACAAGATGATGGAGAAGGTATAGATAAAAAGGATTTGCCCCACATATTTGAAAGATTTTATAAGGGCAGCAGCACGGTTAAGACTGAAAGTATTGGTATAGGACTCGCTCTATCAAAGCTTATTGTAGAAGCACAAAATGGAAGCATTTCTGTCTACAGTGAAAAGATGAAAGGGACTAGGTTTGTTATCACCTTTTTAAAGGGAGTCATATAA